Proteins from one Impatiens glandulifera chromosome 2, dImpGla2.1, whole genome shotgun sequence genomic window:
- the LOC124926819 gene encoding uncharacterized protein LOC124926819 has product MDGRKITASPRPCSSRRVVAKKRPRSCVDGFVNSVKKLQRREICSKRDRAFSVSDAQERFRNIRLQEEYDTHDPKGRCGTVLLSFLKKRSKIIEIVAAHNIVFALSQSGICVAFSRETNQRICFLNISPDEVIRSLFYNKNNDSLITVSVYASDNFSSLKCRTTRIEYIKRGKPDAGFALFESESLKWPGFVEFDDVNGKVLTYSAQDSLYKVFDLKNYTMLYSISDKNVQEIKISPGIMLLIFKASSHVPLKILSIEDGTVLKTFNHLLHRNKKVDFIEQFNEKLLVKQDNENLQILDVRNSELTEVSSTEFMTPSAFIFLYENQLFLTFRNRTVAVWNFRGELVTSFEDHLLWHPDCNTNNIYITSDQDLIISYCKADSDDPLTETNAGSINISNILTGKCLAKIRADNSLPVEERGCSCSGHCSSNSSGNNCNSKKRIQASRISSSVAEALEDITALFYDEERNEIYTGNGHGLVHVWSN; this is encoded by the exons ATGGACGGGAGAAAAATCACAGCTAGTCCGCGGCCGTGCAGCAGCCGTCGGGTTGTAGCGAAGAAGCGGCCACGGAGCTGCGTTGATGGGTTTGTCAACAGTGTCAAGAAGCTGCAGAGGAGAGAGATTTGCTCAAAGCGCGACCGAGCCTTTAGTGTGAGTGATGCTCAGGAAAGATTCCGGAACATACGATTGCAG GAGGAATACGATACTCATGATCCAAAAGGTCGTTGTGGCACGGTGCTACTGTCTTTCCTGAAAAAGAGGTCGAAAATAATAGAGATAGTAGCTGCCCACAACATTGTATTTGCTCTCTCTCAGTCTGGCATTTGTGTTGCATTCAGTCGAG AGACTAATCAAAGGATATGCTTCTTGAACATTAGTCCAGATGAAGTTATCAGAAGcttattttacaataaaaataatgattcgCTCATTACAGTTTCAGTTTATGCATCAGATAACTTTAGTTCTTTGAAATGCCGGACAACAAGGATTGA GTATATAAAAAGAGGTAAACCAGATGCAGGATTTGCTCTTTTTGAGTCTGAGTCACTAAAATGGCCTGGGTTTGTGGAGTTTGATGATGTAAATGGGAAAGTACTCACTTATTCTGCACAAGATAG CCTATACAAGGTATTTGACCTGAAAAACTATACAATGTTGTACTCAATATCAGACAAAAATGTTCAAGAGATAAAGATCAG TCCAGGAATCATGTTGTTGATTTTCAAAGCTAGTAGCCATGTTCCTCTGAAGATTCTGTCCATAGAAGATGGTACAGTTCTTAAAACTTTCAACCATCTACTTCATCGAAATAAAAAGGTGGATTTCATTGAACAGTTCAACGAAAAGCTTCTTGTCAAGCAAGACAACGAGAATCTCCAGATTCTGGAT GTCCGCAATTCCGAGTTAACAGAAGTCAGCAGTACAGAATTTATGACGCCATCAGCATTTATATTTCTATACGAGAATCAATTGTTCCTGACATTTAGAAACAGAACCGTGGCAGTTTGGAACTTCCGAGGCGAGCTTGTAACATCGTTTGAGGATCACCTTTTGTGGCATCCCGACTGCAACACAAACAACATATATATTACCAGTGATCAggatttaataatttcttactGCAAAGCTGACTCAGATGATCCATTAACAGAAACAAATG CTGGTTCGATCAATATCAGCAATATATTGACCGGTAAATGCCTTGCCAAAATAAGAGCAGACAACAGCTTGCCGGTAGAAGAACGCGGTTGCAGTTGCAGTGGCCATTGTAGTAGTAATAGTAGTGGCAATAATTGCAACTCTAAGAAGCGAATCCAAGCTTCGAGAATAAGCAGCAGCGTTGCAGAAGCATTGGAGGACATAACAGCCCTTTTCTATGACGAGGAACGGAATGAAATCTATACTGGAAATGGACACGGCTTAGTTCATGTATGGTCTAACTGA
- the LOC124923607 gene encoding flocculation protein FLO11-like isoform X1, translated as MDDNVDANAALGYAEFHLFPSESRYKVFGYSGDKAEILRSGSLDELVQHVPQLKDWSSAGLSSYFRLEPPKDVESRMWFTKSSLTRFLEVTGLPDFLSKTDVTRSEISQLEETRKFHFSLYTKGHKDHSEDAETEVGNSNIKASKSNGERQTPPVDASKNELLRAMDLRVTALKQDLIDTFNRTTGVTYSSKEIADLERIFHLFQALDMRDIMHKLEADQSLDQIVDLPDHKTSSTEHKILTSKLSNSDRPVKYGVSPAKAAQVERRISAESEESSYSSEEDDDQPSAERSRPQIRSASPRRSASPMRRIQIGRSGSRRSTALTIKSLSHFPSRDRISSNRDGSANNSEEESDQQPPPRKADSNGRRMSVQDAISLFERKQTDQSTTDNQKRRSTLDGSFGANKGVLRRWSSSMDNSTVERQPEPLPESSEEVIISETIVDQESIETAEMDPILVQDEEKKEHYPIVNKPEENTEKLRASAEWSKQKEVELNQMLMTMMESKPNKYKNTSSDKNLSSRQVVTQERKGGLYDHYKEKRDEKLRGETAGKQAEKAAQFKAMRRVLEERKAEMAVTNNKKTDSDKKPSSIKSQRPAKIPSPQPVQKIEPSKSTTAKRTSKVTPSSAVRKSWPSTPSTRAAAGVSPVKTPGGTPSASTTPTHRKPQSVPSVPRQTHKVEPTPLPNRNAKAASQTEKNKSVKAVNEKKLIKKTAKTKVHIPEKDSSIVSTSPKVTGKVTKKSSVVPVESKPFLRKGSRVIKPKTSPQTEGIRKSYDNKPEIDTIVSNSETTNQQDDSVAVSELKTQLPVQEKHDDDIMDLEEAVNSEEHIPPTPSELIAVAEVETSISPTAWIEIEDHSDEHIIIPSNDYSTSPANVAPVSINQRVRHSLSQMLQEESAESDITEWGNAENPPATIYYQRDSPKGFKRLLKFARKSRADPNLTGCSSPSPISDGEDDSEESKSSIKKNSDEYLSRNHLNEHPCHQNTIGKVLANGRRLSSQTDAQKLRRDHISAGTSSSSKATRSFFSLSAFRGGSK; from the exons ATGGATGACAACGTTGATGCTAATGCAGCACTAGGGTATGCTGAATTTCATCTTTTCCCTAGTGAGAGCAG GTACAAGGTATTTGGGTACAGTGGCGATAAAGCAGAAATTTTGAGATCTGGCTCCTTGGACGAGCTTGTGCAACATGTTCCTCAACTAAAAGACTGGTCCTCAGCAGGACTCAGTTCCTACTTCAGACTCGAACCGCCCAAAGATGTTGAAAGCCGCATGTGGTTCACAAAGTCCTCATTAACAAG GTTTCTAGAGGTTACTGGATTACCTGATTTTCTAAGCAAGACAGATGTTACAAGGAGTGAGATTTCTCAACTGGAAGAAACAAGAAAGTTTCACTTCTCTCTGTATACTAAG GGTCATAAAGATCACTCTGAAGATGCAGAAACAG AAGTTGGCAACTCAAATATTAAAGCATCAAAATCGAAT GGTGAACGACAAACTCCACCGGTAGATGCATCAAA GAACGAACTATTGCGAGCAATGGATTTAAGAGTAACAGCATTGAAACAGGACTTAATTGATACATTCAATCGCACCACTGGTGTGACCTACTCCTCAAAGGAGATTGCTGATTTAGAAAGGATATTTCACCTTTTTCAAGCATTAGATATGAG AGATATTATGCACAAGTTAGAAGCTGACCAATCATTAGATCAGATTGTTGATTTACCAGATCACAAAACCAGCTCTACTGAACACAAGATTTTGACATCCAAACTATCTAACTCAGATAGACCTGTAAAATATGGTGTCTCCCCAGCGAAAGCTGCACAAGTTGAGCGACGAATCTCAGCAGAAAGTGAAGAATCATCTTATTCAAGCGAAGAGGATGATGATCAACCATCTGCAGAAAGGAGTAGACCTCAAATTCGGTCAGCCTCACCAAGAAGATCAGCATCTCCAATGCGTAGGATCCAAATAGGAAGATCAGGATCACGAAGAAGCACTGCACTAACTATTAAAAGTCTAAGTCATTTCCCTTCCAGAGATAGAATATCATCTAATAGAGACGGATCTGCAAACAATAGTGAAGAAGAATCCGATCAACAACCACCACCTAGAAAGGCTGATAGCAACGGACGAAGAATGAGCGTTCAGGATGCAATCAGTCTTTTCGAACGTAAACAAACAGATCAGTCAACAACAGATAATCAGAAAAGGAGATCTACTTTAGATGGTTCATTTGGTGCCAATAAAGGTGTACTGAGAAGATGGAGCTCCAGCATGGACAACAGCACAGTTGAGCGCCAGCCGGAACCTCTTCCAGAAAGTTCCGAGGAAGTAATAATATCAGAGACAATAGTAGATCAGGAATCCATCGAGACAGCTGAGATGGACCCAATATTAGTCCAAGACGAAGAAAAGAAGGAACACTATCCTATTGTTAATAAACCCGAAGAAAATACTGAGAAGTTGAGGGCATCGGCTGAATGGAGTAAACAGAAGGAAGTTGAATTGAACCAGATGCTTATGACAATGATGGAAAGCAAGCCTAATAAATACAAGAACACTTCATCAGACAAAAACTTGTCAAGTAGACAAGTTGTAACACAGGAGCGAAAAGGCGGCCTTTATGACCACTACAAAGAAAAAAGGGACGAAAAGCTTCGCGGAGAAACTGCAGGAAAACAAGCAGAGAAAGCAGCACAATTTAAAGCAATGAGACGTGTTCTTGAAGAAAGGAAGGCTGAGATGGCTgttactaataataaaaaaaccgACTCTGACAAAAAGCCTTCTTCCATTAAATCCCAAAGGCCAGCCAAGATTCCATCGCCACAACCTGTTCAGAAAATCGAGCCGTCAAAATCCACAACAGCAAAGAGAACATCTAAAGTCACGCCTTCGTCTGCTGTTCGAAAGTCATGGCCGTCGACACCTTCAACCAGAGCTGCTGCAGGAGTTTCACCGGTCAAAACTCCAGGTGGGACCCCATCCGCCAGCACAACACCTACTCACAGAAAGCCCCAGTCTGTTCCATCAGTTCCTCGGCAGACCCATAAGGTAGAACCAACTCCATTGCCGAACAGAAACGCCAAAGCAGCAAGCCAAACCGAGAAAAACAAGAGCGTGAAAGCTGTGAATGAGAAGAAGTTAATCAAGAAAACCGCAAAAACCAAAGTTCATATTCCTGAAAAAGACTCTTCAATAGTTTCAACAAGTCCCAAAGTAACTGGAAAGGTGACAAAAAAGAGCAGTGTGGTTCCGGTTGAGTCAAAGCCTTTCCTTCGTAAAGGCTCTCGAGTTATCAAGCCAAAAACTTCCCCCCAAACAGAGGGAATAAGAAAGAGCTATGATAATAAACCGGAAATTGACACAATTGTAAGCAATTCCGAGACAACCAATCAGCAAGATGATTCTGTTGCTGTTTCAGAACTGAAAACTCAGTTACCCGTTCAAGAGAAACATGATGATGACATTATGGATTTGGAAGAAGCTGTAAATAGTGAGGAACATATACCACCTACTCCATCTGAACTCATAGCTGTTGCTGAAGTAGAAACTTCAATCTCCCCAACAGCTTGGATAGAAATAGAGGATCACTCAGATGAGCATATTATTATCCCCTCTAACGATTACAGCACATCTCCAGCCAATGTTGCACCTGTCTCGATAAATCAACGTGTCCGACACTCTTTGTCACAGATGCTGCAAGAGGAGAGTGCAGAATCAGATATTACTGAGTGGGGAAATGCCGAAAACCCTCCTGCGACCATCTACTACCAAAGAGATTCACCGAAAGGGTTCAAGAGGCTATTGAAGTTTGCTCGAAAGAGTAGAGCCGATCCCAACTTAACTGGCTGCTCCAGCCCTTCTCCAATTTCTGATGGAGAGGATGACTCTGAGGAGTCAAAATCATCTATCAAGAAAAACAGCGACGAATATCTATCGCGAAACCATCTAAATGAGCACCCTTGTCATCAGAATACAATAGGCAAAG TTCTAGCAAATGGAAGGAGATTGTCTTCTCAAACCGATGCTCAGAAGTTGAGGAGGGATCACATCTCAGCTGGAACAAGCTCTTCGTCTAAAG
- the LOC124923607 gene encoding flocculation protein FLO11-like isoform X2 has product MDDNVDANAALGYAEFHLFPSESRYKVFGYSGDKAEILRSGSLDELVQHVPQLKDWSSAGLSSYFRLEPPKDVESRMWFTKSSLTRFLEVTGLPDFLSKTDVTRSEISQLEETRKFHFSLYTKGHKDHSEDAETEVGNSNIKASKSNGERQTPPVDASKNELLRAMDLRVTALKQDLIDTFNRTTGVTYSSKEIADLERIFHLFQALDMRDIMHKLEADQSLDQIVDLPDHKTSSTEHKILTSKLSNSDRPVKYGVSPAKAAQVERRISAESEESSYSSEEDDDQPSAERSRPQIRSASPRRSASPMRRIQIGRSGSRRSTALTIKSLSHFPSRDRISSNRDGSANNSEEESDQQPPPRKADSNGRRMSVQDAISLFERKQTDQSTTDNQKRRSTLDGSFGANKGVLRRWSSSMDNSTVERQPEPLPESSEEVIISETIVDQESIETAEMDPILVQDEEKKEHYPIVNKPEENTEKLRASAEWSKQKEVELNQMLMTMMESKPNKYKNTSSDKNLSSRQVVTQERKGGLYDHYKEKRDEKLRGETAGKQAEKAAQFKAMRRVLEERKAEMAVTNNKKTDSDKKPSSIKSQRPAKIPSPQPVQKIEPSKSTTAKRTSKVTPSSAVRKSWPSTPSTRAAAGVSPVKTPGGTPSASTTPTHRKPQSVPSVPRQTHKVEPTPLPNRNAKAASQTEKNKSVKAVNEKKLIKKTAKTKVHIPEKDSSIVSTSPKVTGKVTKKSSVVPVESKPFLRKGSRVIKPKTSPQTEGIRKSYDNKPEIDTIVSNSETTNQQDDSVAVSELKTQLPVQEKHDDDIMDLEEAVNSEEHIPPTPSELIAVAEVETSISPTAWIEIEDHSDEHIIIPSNDYSTSPANVAPVSINQRVRHSLSQMLQEESAESDITEWGNAENPPATIYYQRDSPKGFKRLLKFARKSRADPNLTGCSSPSPISDGEDDSEESKSSIKKNSDEYLSRNHLNEHPCHQNTIGKVLANGRRLSSQTDAQKLRRDHISAGTSSSSKAFRGGSK; this is encoded by the exons ATGGATGACAACGTTGATGCTAATGCAGCACTAGGGTATGCTGAATTTCATCTTTTCCCTAGTGAGAGCAG GTACAAGGTATTTGGGTACAGTGGCGATAAAGCAGAAATTTTGAGATCTGGCTCCTTGGACGAGCTTGTGCAACATGTTCCTCAACTAAAAGACTGGTCCTCAGCAGGACTCAGTTCCTACTTCAGACTCGAACCGCCCAAAGATGTTGAAAGCCGCATGTGGTTCACAAAGTCCTCATTAACAAG GTTTCTAGAGGTTACTGGATTACCTGATTTTCTAAGCAAGACAGATGTTACAAGGAGTGAGATTTCTCAACTGGAAGAAACAAGAAAGTTTCACTTCTCTCTGTATACTAAG GGTCATAAAGATCACTCTGAAGATGCAGAAACAG AAGTTGGCAACTCAAATATTAAAGCATCAAAATCGAAT GGTGAACGACAAACTCCACCGGTAGATGCATCAAA GAACGAACTATTGCGAGCAATGGATTTAAGAGTAACAGCATTGAAACAGGACTTAATTGATACATTCAATCGCACCACTGGTGTGACCTACTCCTCAAAGGAGATTGCTGATTTAGAAAGGATATTTCACCTTTTTCAAGCATTAGATATGAG AGATATTATGCACAAGTTAGAAGCTGACCAATCATTAGATCAGATTGTTGATTTACCAGATCACAAAACCAGCTCTACTGAACACAAGATTTTGACATCCAAACTATCTAACTCAGATAGACCTGTAAAATATGGTGTCTCCCCAGCGAAAGCTGCACAAGTTGAGCGACGAATCTCAGCAGAAAGTGAAGAATCATCTTATTCAAGCGAAGAGGATGATGATCAACCATCTGCAGAAAGGAGTAGACCTCAAATTCGGTCAGCCTCACCAAGAAGATCAGCATCTCCAATGCGTAGGATCCAAATAGGAAGATCAGGATCACGAAGAAGCACTGCACTAACTATTAAAAGTCTAAGTCATTTCCCTTCCAGAGATAGAATATCATCTAATAGAGACGGATCTGCAAACAATAGTGAAGAAGAATCCGATCAACAACCACCACCTAGAAAGGCTGATAGCAACGGACGAAGAATGAGCGTTCAGGATGCAATCAGTCTTTTCGAACGTAAACAAACAGATCAGTCAACAACAGATAATCAGAAAAGGAGATCTACTTTAGATGGTTCATTTGGTGCCAATAAAGGTGTACTGAGAAGATGGAGCTCCAGCATGGACAACAGCACAGTTGAGCGCCAGCCGGAACCTCTTCCAGAAAGTTCCGAGGAAGTAATAATATCAGAGACAATAGTAGATCAGGAATCCATCGAGACAGCTGAGATGGACCCAATATTAGTCCAAGACGAAGAAAAGAAGGAACACTATCCTATTGTTAATAAACCCGAAGAAAATACTGAGAAGTTGAGGGCATCGGCTGAATGGAGTAAACAGAAGGAAGTTGAATTGAACCAGATGCTTATGACAATGATGGAAAGCAAGCCTAATAAATACAAGAACACTTCATCAGACAAAAACTTGTCAAGTAGACAAGTTGTAACACAGGAGCGAAAAGGCGGCCTTTATGACCACTACAAAGAAAAAAGGGACGAAAAGCTTCGCGGAGAAACTGCAGGAAAACAAGCAGAGAAAGCAGCACAATTTAAAGCAATGAGACGTGTTCTTGAAGAAAGGAAGGCTGAGATGGCTgttactaataataaaaaaaccgACTCTGACAAAAAGCCTTCTTCCATTAAATCCCAAAGGCCAGCCAAGATTCCATCGCCACAACCTGTTCAGAAAATCGAGCCGTCAAAATCCACAACAGCAAAGAGAACATCTAAAGTCACGCCTTCGTCTGCTGTTCGAAAGTCATGGCCGTCGACACCTTCAACCAGAGCTGCTGCAGGAGTTTCACCGGTCAAAACTCCAGGTGGGACCCCATCCGCCAGCACAACACCTACTCACAGAAAGCCCCAGTCTGTTCCATCAGTTCCTCGGCAGACCCATAAGGTAGAACCAACTCCATTGCCGAACAGAAACGCCAAAGCAGCAAGCCAAACCGAGAAAAACAAGAGCGTGAAAGCTGTGAATGAGAAGAAGTTAATCAAGAAAACCGCAAAAACCAAAGTTCATATTCCTGAAAAAGACTCTTCAATAGTTTCAACAAGTCCCAAAGTAACTGGAAAGGTGACAAAAAAGAGCAGTGTGGTTCCGGTTGAGTCAAAGCCTTTCCTTCGTAAAGGCTCTCGAGTTATCAAGCCAAAAACTTCCCCCCAAACAGAGGGAATAAGAAAGAGCTATGATAATAAACCGGAAATTGACACAATTGTAAGCAATTCCGAGACAACCAATCAGCAAGATGATTCTGTTGCTGTTTCAGAACTGAAAACTCAGTTACCCGTTCAAGAGAAACATGATGATGACATTATGGATTTGGAAGAAGCTGTAAATAGTGAGGAACATATACCACCTACTCCATCTGAACTCATAGCTGTTGCTGAAGTAGAAACTTCAATCTCCCCAACAGCTTGGATAGAAATAGAGGATCACTCAGATGAGCATATTATTATCCCCTCTAACGATTACAGCACATCTCCAGCCAATGTTGCACCTGTCTCGATAAATCAACGTGTCCGACACTCTTTGTCACAGATGCTGCAAGAGGAGAGTGCAGAATCAGATATTACTGAGTGGGGAAATGCCGAAAACCCTCCTGCGACCATCTACTACCAAAGAGATTCACCGAAAGGGTTCAAGAGGCTATTGAAGTTTGCTCGAAAGAGTAGAGCCGATCCCAACTTAACTGGCTGCTCCAGCCCTTCTCCAATTTCTGATGGAGAGGATGACTCTGAGGAGTCAAAATCATCTATCAAGAAAAACAGCGACGAATATCTATCGCGAAACCATCTAAATGAGCACCCTTGTCATCAGAATACAATAGGCAAAG TTCTAGCAAATGGAAGGAGATTGTCTTCTCAAACCGATGCTCAGAAGTTGAGGAGGGATCACATCTCAGCTGGAACAAGCTCTTCGTCTAAAG